One Populus nigra chromosome 16, ddPopNigr1.1, whole genome shotgun sequence genomic window, aaatttaataaaatatgcaCTAAAAGtatcttataatttatattaatttaattagtttaggtGTTAAGATTTTGAATTTGCTTTTTTGATGTTCAGGAGTTTAAGTTTTTTAGgattattaaagatttatataattattaattttaaaatttatataattaattgaaataaatataaactaacttgaaaattcatattaattaaaaaaaacactaggcATAATTAACCACAGCTCTATACTATCATTTCTATTCTAGTCCACCTCTTGGGCTATGTTTGGTGGGTATTATTTGAGAATACAATacaaattatatcttttaaaaatttatttattaaaaattaatttttaatatattttgaattgttttgaaatgttaattttaaaaaataaaaaatatattattttaatatatttaagtatgaaaatcaatttaaacctATTACCAAACAGGCAGGACAATTTAATGCacaagatttattatttattaaatgacTATACTGCCCttcatataaattataacactgggttattttttcttcatttccctCTCTGTTGCgcgggaaaaaaaagagagaaaatcgtATAAAACACCACACCTAAAAGCtagggttttcttcttctctgcagCAAATCAGAATCCACCACAGGTAAATCAAcgaatattttcttcttctctgctcCTCATTTGTTCAATAAAACCCTAATCTGGCTTCCATTGATTTAGAAACTAGGGTTTTTGATTTAGGGATGTTTTATTCTTCTCTACTCCTAATTTGTTCGATAAATCAACACAGTGCCTCCATTTTCTTGTCTCATTTCTGTAATTCAGCCTCACCCACCCTCTTGCTAACCTCTATTGctcattcattctttttaatCACTCTGTTGcttttgctttgctttgctttaCTCAATTCACTCTGGTTTGGattatcggtttttttttttttaatttcaaaagggCCTGTCCCTTTAACTCTGTCCTTGTGTTCCTTCCTTGCCCTTTAACAATGCTTGAAATACTGaaatttttgttggtttatgtGAAAGTTGATGACCACAAATCCCATTtaacaaacaatttaaaaacaggTGCTGCTTTCCTTTCCCATTCTAACCATTTCTACACTTTTAATTAGATGGTCGGGTTTAACAAGATGTTTGCTAGTCCCTGGACCTGGAGTCTTTGGTCTTATACATAAGATACGAGTTGTATTTTATCGCTGCTTGATGCTTGTTATACAAATTGCTATAAACCTCCTTATCTTCTCTCAGTTGTTTGGTCTCTCTCTATCTGTCTTTACTAACCAAGTAAGCAATCTCCTTAATCCTTACCTTATCTTGTACGATGatcaaagttttcttttttattctttcctttGCACTTTTATGTTTGCCTGTTTTCTCAAGTCCTGTGggttctctttcattttttaaggGTTCTCTTTGACGACTTGTCCACTTGGTTCTGGGCTTTGCTCAAATGCTTTTGTGTTTCATTTATTGCTGCAATAAGGGGTGCTTTATTTTGTTGGAGGGGCCGTGAGGGACTAAAAAGTACGTTTGTCTACCATAGGACCCAGGTAATATCTGACCTGGAATTCATGAAAGCAATTGTTTACCTCATGAGGGGTAGAGTGTTATATAcaaccaacataaaaaataatagaaaatgatCATTTTGAACATAAGATATCAGCATTGAACGAGTAATTGAACATTGATTTTGATTACATAATTAGTCTCTCCATATAGGTGGCAACTTGGAAGTGGCTATAGCATTAGTTTGACAGTGATTTAGACCAAGCTCAAACTTGGGGAAGAGTTGGGTCCATTAATTAATGGTATGCTTATTATAGTTAAATAACCTTCTACTGTGAACGTGCAAATTCTATACAATCCTAGTTCAGCCTCTATATCAAATACTGAACTGCCAGCCTGCATGTTGCTTTGTCTAAGGCAGGTACCCCTTTGATTCTTAgattttctcattttaaatttatgacgAGTCATTTTCACACTTTACATATCTGCAATAagcttttttagtatttatagttTACATGTAATGCTTTATACAACTTGATTACATAATTAGTCTCTCTATATAGGACTGGTATAGTCGAGTCAAGTGAAAAACAGGAGTTCAGTAGTGTATTTAGGCTGGATATGAACTTTTTGGCATCCAAAAATTGTTGTGCTAGATTACCAGAGAACAAAATTTCTTCATATAGACTATAGTCAAGGGTGGAAATACGCAACAATTCAGAGGTGAAATTTAATCATGTTGGAGAGCTCTTTGTTTTGAATGAGAAATTCGTTTTTTTCCACCTTTTTTGGCTAGCATTATTAACTTGGTAATAAGTAATGGAAAACaagcttctttctttctttttgtgtttgctCTATTTTATCTGCTAATTGGACTTTCTTGATTGctaaattgtaaaatttgagCTGATTACAGTTCATTTTAGTGTGTAATTGCTTCACTAATGTATCAAAGTTGTAAACTTTCAAAGAGACAGTGTTCAAATTCCAATCTTCGTTGTTTCTAGGTTGCTTTCTGGATATATGACTgccttgtttgtgttttttgcaGAGAAAAAAATCTGTGACTTCATGGGTTTCATGATGACCAAACTATGAAATCTAGATAAGGGTCTCCCCTCAGTTGTTTCACAGGCCAAACTAGGGTTATGTCAGCTGGCAAAGGGAGACTGAATGGTACTCAAAACTATGTTCCTTTGTAATTCATCCTTAATAATCTCAAAGATGCTAGTTAATATCAAAAGCCCTTCTGCTATTTTCTCGTCTATTACTAAAAGTCACAATCATTGCTCTTATTATTACTTTTTCTCtagctcttcttcttctaagaACAAGAACTGGAGCCTTATACACCAAATTGTTAAAGCCTTTCACAAccaacaaaaccctaaacccttaaACCCTATTCTTCTCTCTAAATTACAACTCTACCATGTACCTGACGTTATTATATCCCTTCAGCCTAAGCCCTTTTCGGCTATTAGATTCTTTGAGTGGGCTGAGAGCTTTTTCATTTCACCACTCTCTGCACCATCATTCTGTGCCCTCCTCCATGTCTTGCTTCAAAACCAATTATTTAGTCGTGCTGCTTGTGTTTTCGATAAGTTTATCATGCAATTTGGAAATGATTATGACACTTTGGATGCCTTTCGTGATGGTTTTTGTGATTTGGATTCGACAAATCATAGTGTTGTTTATGGGTTTTTGATTGAGAGTTACTGTCGAAAAGGGATGTTTGATAAATCTGTTGATATATTCATGCATGTTTGTGTAAAGGGTATTTTTGTTTCACCAAATGTGGTGTACTTGTTGTTGGGTTCTTTGGTTGATTCACATTGTGTTGATGTAATTGTGGATAAGTATGGTGAGCTGTGTTCAGCTATGAGAGAACAGCCTTTTAGTGTTTATGAATTTGTAATGAATAGGTTTATGAACAAGGGTGAGGTTGAAATGGGTTTGAGATTCCATAAAGCTTTGATTCAAGGAGGTTTTGGTCTGGATATCATTACTTgcaataagattttaaaaggtATTTGGATGCAAAATGATATAGGAGTTGCagatgattattttaatatggtaGTGAGGATTGGCCCAAAACCAAATGTTGTCACATTTAGCACATTGATTGATGCATATTGCAAAGAGGGAAATTTGGATAAAGCATTTGTGCTTTTTGATGTTATGGCAGGGAATGGTGTGGCACCTGACTTAATTGTCTACAGCATTCTTATTGATGGCCTGTTTAAGGCAGGGAGGCTGGAAGATGGACAAAGGCTCTTGTTGGTAGCATTAGATAAGGGTATCAAGTTTGATGTTGTTGGTTTCAGCTCAGCCATGGATGCATATGTGAAAATTGGGGATTTAGGGAGGGTAATTCAGATATATAAGAGAATGTTGAATGAAGGGATTTCACCTAATGTGGTCAGCTGCAGCATTCTTATAAAGGGGTTCTGTCAGAATGGTAGGATCTTAGAGGCTTGTGGACTGTTTGTTCAGATTCTGAAACTTGGTTTTGAGCCATCTATTTTAACTTACAGCGCTCTCATTGCTGGATTTTGCAAATCAGGAAATCTAAGGGATGGGTTTTACTTATATGAGGATATGATAAAGAAGAGGTGTGAACCTGATACCATTGTTTACAGTGTTCTGATAAATGGTCTATGCAAACAAGGGTTGCTGGGTGATGCACTAAGATTCTTCTGTCAAGCTGTGAATAGGGGTTTAAGTCCCAATGTTTTTACTTTGAACACCTTGCTAGACAGCTTCTGTAGATTGAAATGCATAGTTGGTGCTATGAAGGTGTACTATCTAATGGGAATGTTAAATATAAAAGCAGACACAGTGACCTACACCATCCTTATTAAAGGCGCTGCTCAATTTGGTAAAGTTGATGAGGCACTGATGTTATTCTTCCAAATGCTCAAGAAGGATTTCAAACCAGATGTTATTACATATTGCACTCTGATTGATGGACTTTGTAAGCTGAAAAAATCATCTGCAGGATTATGTATTTTTGATTTCATGTGCAAGAATGCTGTGGCCCCTGATATTGCAATTTATAATGTTCTCATTAATATGCATTCTAGGGAAGGCCATTTGGAGGCTGCACTTGGACTCTTTGTCCATGTTGTTGAGAGAGGGCCAAAACCTGATGTTTTTACTTTCAACACAATGATTTGCTGTTACTGCAATTTCAAAAGGTTAGATGATGCAGTTCAGCTTTTTGCGAAGATGACAAGTGAACAGCTCAGACCCAATGCCATTACTTTTACCATACTGATTGATGCATTTTGTAGAGAAGGTAGAATGGATGATGCCATGTTGATGTTTTCCAAAATGCTGGAAGAGGGTCCCGAACCCAATTTGGTGACATATAATTGTTTGATTCATGGTTATTTCAAATCTCAAAGTATGATGGAAAGTGGCTTAAAGCTGTATAATGAGATGCTTGAAAACAATATTGCTCCAAATATTGTCAGTTACAGCATTCTCATTGATGGTCTATGTAAAAGAGGTCTAATGAAGGAAGCGTCTTGTGCTTTTCGTTGTGCACTAGACAAACATTTATTGCCTGATGTGATAGCTTATACGATTCTGATCCGTGGATATTGCAAGGTTGGGAGATTAACTGAAGCCATGATGTTGTATGACAATATGTTGTTGAATAGACTCACTCCAGACCGCTTCCTGGAAAGAACACTTGAGGAGTATCAACTTAAAAAAGCTGGAGCAAAACATGTGTGTGCTTGAGGAGGATGCATGGAGACCTTTCTATCATCATCCTGCAATTAGGCATCATCATGGTGAATGAAATTACTACCGCTGCTTTCTAGTACTGATTATAATGTATATTAGTGTTATATTTCATCATACATGTTCACTTGTAAGTATAGACAAAACTCTGTTCTTACCCTGTAAAGAAGATAGCCGTGAACTCTTGTCTGGATCCATTGTATTATCACTTGGAACACCAGACCAAAAAATTTACCCTTAAAGAATATCacaatttacatatttttttctaatttttaatctgTCTTGAACGTTAGCAGATGTTTCTTCTTAGGGAAAAAGTAAAATGGCCTCATgtttattttctcttgtttttcttttgagatCTGCCTTGCATACGCAATCAATTACTATGGCATTATTCTTTTTCGAGGTCTGATGGTGATCTTCAGAAAGCTACGAgttaaaacttataaaaagcGTAATCAACCCATGCGGCAGTTCtaccaagaaaattgagtttttcgTGAATAATTATTTGCTCATGTGGTTTGCTGTCATCTTTTGTTATCCCCTTGCAATCTGATATTACCTTCAAACTGATGGGTTTCTATTTCCGAAGGTCAGCTTAATGATTGTAGGGGTGTTGATCCATGGAGACACGATTGCTTTCTACTCCTACAGGTAAACATGCTGGTGGTAAATAGTTATATGACTTTTGCGTCgttaaaagattttgatattCTGGAATGAGCAGTTGGGTAGAATAAAAGAAGTACTTTGACTGGGGATGGTTATTGCTCTGAAGCTTAAGCTCACAATGAACTTTTTGCCGTGATGGAAGATGGCAGAGGCAAAGAATGGAATTGGACACGTTCGACATGCAATTACTCCAAAAATGGGGGTGAGGATCTTGCAAAGAAAGGGCTCTCTCTCCAACATGTCTTTCATCAATAGGTAATGACAAAGCTCAGCTAAGAAATTGTACTGGGCCTTTGCCTACGTTCTGCATTTTAGATTGCCCGTGTTTTCTCCAGTATCAAGGCAAGCTGCGTAGCGGTTCAGAATTGGCTTACTTATCATTCAATCATAATGCAATTTTATTTCAGGGAGTATTTGTGGACAGACTGAACAGATAAAACTTGGAAGAGCTCTAGAGATGGAATGGATAGTTTTGGATGAAAAAGAACGTTTCTCTGGAAGATGAGAGAATTCTGTCAGAAAAGGAAAGGGGTAACAAGTCAACATCTGCCAAAGTTACTCATTAAGACCCGGATTAAATTCTTACCCTTTTTGTGCAAGAAACAAGAACATTTGTAAGATTCCATAAAtattcttccaatttcttctGGCAACTTACCATACATCTACATCATACTCCGCGTTAATAGTTTCAGGAATACCCAGCAAGAATCATTCTGATCCTATCTCTGTTCATCTGAAGAAAGGAAGGATCCCAAATGTGACATGCTATTACATCTTATAAACTCTCATTTAGACCTGGGAAGAAAGGGCCAAGGATACCCAAAGAGTTTAAACTTCAAGTGTGGAGGCAGTTATGCTGAGGTTGTTATCGATCTTGCTTGTACATGTTCAACATGTTATATCAATGAAATGAAAGTTTTGCTCCAAGTTTTCTTCCTGTTTGTGAAAGGTGGTACGTGTTTCCTGCAGGTATGATCTGTTGTTCCAAGGCAACTATTTTTCCTTGTCATTGACTGTTCCTTCTAAGTTTCAGAAAAGTAGATTCTGTCTTGTAATTTCAAGAAGGTTGTTGCATGTGCTATTTCTCAAACCCAAGTGGAAGGTCAAGAAACACTGCCATGTTACAAGAGATGACACAGACAGCAACAAACAGGATGATGCTATTAACGGGATGATGCTAGCAAACAGGCTGTTTAATTTTACTTTCAGCAGAGCAGAACTAGGGCTTCATGCTACTAACATATCTATTAGGAGAGCTAACAAACATATAGAGACAGAGAGCAGAGAGGAGAAAGCAGCAATAACAGGCAGTTCCTGGTCAAGGTATGGATCATCCTCTGCATTCGTCAGCATCAATTCCTACATCTGGGCCAGGGTCTTCTTCTGCAGGGGTGTATGAATTCACGGCCTACCTCCTCCTTGTTGTACCCTTGTAGACCGCCCTCCATGGTTCCTCTCTAGCCATAACGATCACGAACGTCAAGAATAATAGTAGAGTATTAGTTTCCAAGTTGACAATGAAGAGGTGATTATTCACAAGCATGCAAACCAGCAGAGATAAACATAAAAGCTGGGTGGAGAAAGGGTTACGTTCAGCTAGGAATTCCTGAGCTTCAAGGCTCTTACCACCTCTCCTTCCTTTGCCTTGGCATCAAGTTCTGATCTTACTTGCTGTGTGGTCATCCCAAGTTTCATAAAGTAGTATAAAATCTGGGTATCATCCCCTTGCCTCTGATGTTGCCGAATCATCTTGGTTTCATTCTTTGCGTAGTGACTTATCTATTGCACCTCGTCTACCCTGATAATATTTCCACCACCTATCTTGTAGTCAATCCTATTAATCATGCTAGGACTAAGCATTTAAAGGTTGCTTTGCATTTTGTTCATGATCAAGTTGCGTCGAGAGATATCGAAGTCAAGTTTGTTTCCAGTAGAGATCATGTGGCCGATATTCTCACCAATATTTTCACCAAAGGGCTCTCTTCTGCTCCATTTGCTTTGCCAATTTGAGCTTTCTCGCATCTCCAGCTCAAATTGGGGAAGGGTGGGTAACAGACAATAGTGATTTGATATCCCTAATATCATGCTATCTATATATGATGGTCTTATATTTTAGGACATACAATGTATTGTAATTAAGACAAGATTATATATTAATTGTATAAtgagaatatatatacaaatcaCATTGAGATTATCGTCCTAAATTTAGTTTGCAGGCAAAGTCACTTTGGTGATTGAAGCAAatgattcaaaaacattttttactgTAAGAATGGAAGGGCAAAGAAGCATTGGAGGATTAACTTGCTTAGTCCATTTCCAATGGCCTTGCAATAAATCAAAGAGTAATTTATGAAgaaatgttttgaaaatgtgaAAGGAAAGGGCATGGCGCATTTTATCATCAATAATTTTTGAACATTTTTAAGTCCAGGACTAGCAACAGTTGCTGGAAACAAATGTCCAGGCTAGAACATAAGACGTTTAGAGATATCAccatgttaatgttaaaaaggATTCTTAGCATCGGGATTGTCCGAGAATCGCTCAATCTGAATCCATTCAAACTTTAAAGTTTTTCCATTCAAAGGGAATGACAGttataagaagaaaattttttttaccaggATCTCAATCCACTTACTAAGAGCTCTTGTCAAGCTTTTGTGATCCTTACACATTTCAGCCCTTGGAGGAGGCAAGAGGTGAACTGCAACTAGCTAGTTTTGATTCAATATGCcacatttttttatgaatataaaagGAATGACCCAACAGTAACTTTGGACAATGAAGATCACCACTGTAAGATTTTGCAGTTGGAACATCACATTGTAACATATCGGTTGATACAACTGAGGTAAACCTCAGACTTTTAAAAATGGATATAACCTATGAATGTAGAGACCATACTCGATTATTTTACAGCAACTTTGTGGACAAAGGGTTTAGTAGAGGGTAAGGGAGCTTTAGTTGATCTTCTCACCACTTGCTTGGcgtctcttctcttcttcaacCTGTTCAAGCAACGCTTCTAACTCTGCTTCTGACAAGCCCTCTAACCGCTTCTGCAAAACCGGATTGAGGCCCGATTCCATGTCAGGAGCAAACAAAAGAGGAATTCAAAGTGGTTATTGGGTATTTTCCCATACTTTTTCCATATACTAAAAGAATCTAGAGTCCGGTTCTACACAAAAAGGTGTGAAGTGACTGACTATACATGTTGACAGATAAACGAAGATGCAAATAAAAGAGTAGATGCAAGAAAACTTTTGCAGCATATCAAACATCAAATTGTCAGCTTTTACCAAAACTCCTTTTCCACTAAATGAAATGAATGGCTACCCTTCACattctttatgaaaatatatgagAATTGTATGGAATATTTAAGTACTAATTTGTTAATAAGAGCAATTCAGGActcagaaaaaagaaagaaagaaaagaaatatgtagttttattttgttttttcaaccatTTACGAGATAC contains:
- the LOC133675190 gene encoding putative pentatricopeptide repeat-containing protein At1g31840, giving the protein MVLKTMFLCNSSLIISKMLVNIKSPSAIFSSITKSHNHCSYYYFFSSSSSSKNKNWSLIHQIVKAFHNQQNPKPLNPILLSKLQLYHVPDVIISLQPKPFSAIRFFEWAESFFISPLSAPSFCALLHVLLQNQLFSRAACVFDKFIMQFGNDYDTLDAFRDGFCDLDSTNHSVVYGFLIESYCRKGMFDKSVDIFMHVCVKGIFVSPNVVYLLLGSLVDSHCVDVIVDKYGELCSAMREQPFSVYEFVMNRFMNKGEVEMGLRFHKALIQGGFGLDIITCNKILKGIWMQNDIGVADDYFNMVVRIGPKPNVVTFSTLIDAYCKEGNLDKAFVLFDVMAGNGVAPDLIVYSILIDGLFKAGRLEDGQRLLLVALDKGIKFDVVGFSSAMDAYVKIGDLGRVIQIYKRMLNEGISPNVVSCSILIKGFCQNGRILEACGLFVQILKLGFEPSILTYSALIAGFCKSGNLRDGFYLYEDMIKKRCEPDTIVYSVLINGLCKQGLLGDALRFFCQAVNRGLSPNVFTLNTLLDSFCRLKCIVGAMKVYYLMGMLNIKADTVTYTILIKGAAQFGKVDEALMLFFQMLKKDFKPDVITYCTLIDGLCKLKKSSAGLCIFDFMCKNAVAPDIAIYNVLINMHSREGHLEAALGLFVHVVERGPKPDVFTFNTMICCYCNFKRLDDAVQLFAKMTSEQLRPNAITFTILIDAFCREGRMDDAMLMFSKMLEEGPEPNLVTYNCLIHGYFKSQSMMESGLKLYNEMLENNIAPNIVSYSILIDGLCKRGLMKEASCAFRCALDKHLLPDVIAYTILIRGYCKVGRLTEAMMLYDNMLLNRLTPDRFLERTLEEYQLKKAGAKHVCA